A section of the Caballeronia sp. M1242 genome encodes:
- a CDS encoding polyamine ABC transporter substrate-binding protein, with protein MLLPLGASAKDTQLNVYNWSDYIAKDTIPNFTKQTGIKVKYDNYDSDDTLQAKLLTGNSGYDIVVPTSNYAGKQIAANIFSPLDKSKLPNLKYLDPTLMQLVAGADPGNKFAVPWAYGTTGLGYNVDKAKQILGPNAELNNWDILFKPENISKLKACGVSVLDAPDQMFAAALHYIGKDPMSTNPADYREALAMLKKIRPYITQFNSSGYINDMVGGDICFTYGWSGDVVIAKHRAIEAKKPFKIDYYIPKGGAPIWFDVMAIPKDAKNKEAAHEWINYIETPQVHAAITNAVYYPSANLEARKYVDKDVANDPAVYPPQDVIKTLFLLKPLPPEIQRLQTRLWTEFKSGR; from the coding sequence ATGCTGCTTCCGCTCGGGGCATCGGCGAAAGACACGCAACTCAACGTGTACAACTGGTCCGACTACATCGCCAAGGACACGATCCCGAACTTCACCAAGCAGACGGGCATCAAGGTGAAGTACGACAACTACGACAGCGACGACACCCTGCAGGCCAAGCTGCTCACGGGCAACTCGGGCTACGACATCGTCGTGCCGACGAGCAATTACGCCGGCAAGCAGATTGCCGCGAACATCTTCTCGCCGCTCGACAAGTCGAAGCTGCCGAACCTGAAGTATCTCGACCCCACGTTGATGCAACTCGTCGCGGGCGCGGACCCCGGCAACAAATTCGCGGTGCCTTGGGCGTACGGCACGACCGGCCTCGGCTATAACGTCGACAAGGCGAAGCAGATCCTCGGCCCGAACGCTGAACTGAACAACTGGGACATCCTCTTCAAGCCGGAGAACATCTCGAAGCTGAAGGCCTGCGGCGTGTCCGTGCTCGACGCGCCGGACCAGATGTTCGCGGCCGCGCTGCACTACATCGGCAAGGATCCGATGAGCACGAATCCCGCCGACTATCGCGAAGCACTCGCGATGCTGAAGAAGATTCGCCCCTACATCACGCAGTTCAATTCGTCGGGCTATATCAACGACATGGTCGGCGGCGACATCTGCTTCACGTACGGCTGGTCCGGCGACGTGGTGATCGCGAAGCACCGCGCCATCGAGGCGAAGAAGCCGTTCAAGATCGATTACTACATCCCGAAGGGCGGCGCGCCGATCTGGTTCGACGTGATGGCGATTCCGAAGGACGCGAAGAACAAGGAAGCCGCGCACGAGTGGATCAACTACATCGAGACGCCGCAGGTCCATGCCGCGATTACGAACGCTGTGTACTACCCGAGCGCGAATCTGGAAGCGCGCAAATACGTGGACAAGGACGTGGCGAACGACCCGGCGGTGTATCCGCCGCAGGACGTCATCAAGACCCTGTTCCTGCTGAAGCCGCTGCCGCCCGAGATCCAGCGTCTGCAGACGCGGCTCTGGACGGAATTCAAGTCCGGCCGCTAA
- the argE gene encoding acetylornithine deacetylase, which produces MSYVADPAHSEASSPSSKGQASSPQSLPWIERLISFDTVSRNPNLGLIETVRDDLRKSGIEAVITTDPRGQWANLFATVPAHDGETNGGIVLSGHTDVVPVDGQDWTSDPFKPEVRDGLLYGRGACDMKGFIGAALAMLPVMQSTKLAKPIHFALSYDEEIGCAGAPLMIEDLKKRGVRPDGCIVGEPTSMRPIIAHKGINAFRCCVRGAAAHSSLTPKGLNAIEYAARLICFIRDVADEFRAKGPFDELYDVPFTTAQTSTIKGGNALNTVPAECSFDFEFRNLPTMDPEAIFARIESYTRETLVPKMQKEHANGAIEFSKIASAPGLDATEQAAITQLVRALTGNQEKRKVAYGTEAGLFALAGVPSIVCGPGNIEQAHKANEYVSLEQLAACEAFLGKFIHSMSVDAQAR; this is translated from the coding sequence ATGTCATACGTCGCTGATCCGGCGCATTCCGAAGCTTCTTCACCGTCCAGCAAGGGGCAAGCGTCGTCGCCCCAATCCCTGCCGTGGATCGAACGGCTCATTTCCTTCGACACGGTAAGCCGCAACCCAAATCTCGGCCTGATCGAAACCGTCCGCGACGACTTACGCAAATCGGGCATCGAAGCCGTCATCACGACCGACCCGCGCGGCCAGTGGGCGAATCTCTTCGCGACCGTGCCCGCGCACGACGGCGAGACCAACGGCGGCATCGTGCTGTCGGGTCATACCGATGTCGTACCGGTCGACGGCCAGGACTGGACAAGCGATCCGTTCAAGCCAGAAGTCCGCGACGGCCTGCTCTACGGCCGCGGCGCGTGCGACATGAAAGGCTTCATCGGCGCGGCCCTCGCGATGCTTCCCGTCATGCAGTCGACCAAGCTCGCCAAGCCCATCCACTTCGCGCTTTCCTACGACGAAGAAATCGGCTGCGCAGGCGCGCCGCTGATGATCGAAGACCTCAAGAAGCGCGGCGTGCGTCCGGACGGCTGCATCGTCGGCGAACCGACGTCCATGCGCCCGATCATCGCGCACAAGGGCATCAACGCGTTCCGCTGCTGCGTGCGCGGCGCGGCGGCGCATTCGTCGCTGACGCCGAAGGGACTGAACGCCATCGAATATGCGGCGCGCCTCATCTGCTTCATCCGCGATGTCGCCGACGAGTTTCGCGCGAAAGGCCCGTTCGACGAACTGTACGACGTGCCCTTCACCACCGCGCAGACGAGCACCATCAAGGGCGGCAACGCGCTCAACACCGTGCCCGCCGAATGCAGCTTCGACTTCGAATTCCGCAATCTCCCGACGATGGACCCGGAAGCCATCTTCGCGCGCATCGAGTCGTACACGCGCGAGACGCTCGTGCCGAAGATGCAGAAGGAGCACGCGAACGGAGCGATCGAGTTCTCAAAGATCGCGTCGGCGCCGGGGCTCGATGCCACCGAACAGGCCGCCATCACGCAACTCGTGCGCGCGCTCACCGGCAACCAGGAAAAGCGCAAGGTCGCGTACGGCACCGAGGCGGGTCTCTTCGCGCTCGCGGGCGTGCCGAGCATCGTGTGCGGGCCCGGCAACATCGAGCAGGCGCACAAGGCGAACGAGTACGTGTCGCTCGAACAACTGGCCGCCTGCGAAGCGTTCCTCGGCAAGTTCATTCACAGCATGTCGGTCGACGCGCAGGCGCGCTGA
- a CDS encoding Nramp family divalent metal transporter, protein MNTNPSALAQLSASKSGAPSRPGTRDLPPRRPRGRWYSFAGAGALVAVGYMDPGNWATALSSGARYGYQLLFVVLLASLMGMLLQWVASRVGVVTGRDLAQLCRERYSRRTTIVLWLACEVAIIACDVAEVVGSAVALQMLLGVSLTVGVLMSAVGTFAMLALQSRGKRPLQRAVTALILFVSFCFVIQLALAHPAWHEALAGFAPPRALIRDAGMLWLAAGVLGATVMPHNLYLHSSLVRDHAADRDDEAIGDALKGVNIDTFASLGIAFVVNASLLIVAAAVFHAGGHAEVDDLADAHRLIAPLVGSHWAGIAFASALLACGLNATVTGTLAGQAVMEGFLNLKVARWARALLTRGLAIGPALAAVASFGQHGSNSLLVATQVVLSVQLPLAVIPLVRFASDAGLMGRWRVARVPLVLSWGCAGVIVALNAAMLWQAATGH, encoded by the coding sequence ATGAACACCAACCCGTCCGCGCTTGCTCAACTCTCCGCCTCGAAGTCCGGCGCACCGTCCCGCCCCGGCACGCGCGATCTCCCGCCCCGGCGGCCGCGCGGCCGCTGGTATTCGTTCGCCGGAGCCGGCGCGCTCGTCGCCGTCGGCTACATGGACCCCGGCAACTGGGCGACGGCGCTTTCCAGCGGCGCGCGTTACGGCTATCAGCTGCTCTTCGTCGTGCTGCTCGCGAGCCTGATGGGCATGCTGCTCCAGTGGGTCGCCTCGCGCGTCGGCGTCGTGACCGGGCGCGATCTCGCGCAGCTTTGCCGCGAACGCTACAGCCGCCGCACCACCATCGTGCTGTGGCTCGCGTGCGAAGTCGCGATCATCGCGTGCGACGTCGCCGAAGTAGTCGGCAGCGCCGTCGCCTTGCAGATGCTGCTCGGCGTCTCGCTCACGGTGGGCGTGCTGATGTCGGCGGTCGGCACGTTTGCGATGCTCGCGCTGCAAAGCCGCGGCAAGCGGCCGTTGCAGCGCGCCGTGACCGCGCTGATCTTGTTCGTGAGCTTCTGCTTCGTAATCCAGCTCGCGCTCGCGCATCCGGCGTGGCATGAGGCGCTGGCGGGCTTCGCGCCGCCGCGCGCCCTGATTCGCGACGCCGGCATGCTCTGGCTCGCGGCCGGCGTGCTCGGCGCCACCGTGATGCCGCACAACCTCTATCTGCATTCGTCGCTCGTTCGGGACCATGCGGCGGACCGCGACGACGAAGCTATCGGCGACGCGCTCAAGGGCGTGAACATCGACACGTTCGCGTCGCTTGGCATTGCGTTCGTCGTCAACGCGTCGCTGCTGATCGTGGCCGCCGCCGTCTTCCACGCGGGCGGCCACGCCGAAGTCGACGATCTGGCGGACGCGCATCGGCTGATCGCGCCGCTCGTCGGCAGTCACTGGGCGGGCATTGCGTTCGCGTCGGCGCTGCTCGCGTGCGGACTCAACGCGACGGTGACCGGCACGCTCGCCGGCCAGGCCGTGATGGAAGGCTTCCTGAACCTGAAAGTGGCGCGGTGGGCGCGGGCGCTGCTCACGCGCGGCCTCGCGATCGGCCCGGCGCTCGCGGCGGTCGCAAGCTTCGGCCAACACGGCTCGAACTCGCTGCTCGTCGCCACGCAGGTCGTGTTGAGCGTGCAATTGCCGCTCGCGGTAATCCCGCTCGTGCGCTTCGCTTCGGATGCCGGGCTCATGGGCCGCTGGCGCGTCGCGCGCGTGCCGCTCGTGCTGTCGTGGGGCTGCGCGGGCGTGATCGTCGCGCTCAATGCCGCGATGCTCTGGCAAGCGGCGACGGGCCACTGA
- a CDS encoding ABC transporter ATP-binding protein — translation MSEQSSALKAAPQSGRPQPGSAASGPGTDDNFVQVVNVVKKFGETVAVRGVDLSVKKGELFALLGSSGCGKSTLLRMLAGLESVTEGQILIDGEDLAKMPPYRRPVNMMFQSYALFPHMSVESNVAFGLKQEGVKGGELKDRVENALQLVQMAQFAKRKPHQLSGGQQQRVALARSLVKRPKLLLLDEPMSALDKQIRQRTQMELVNILDKVGVTCIMVTHDQEEAMTMANRLAVMSEGRIVQLGTPHDVYEYPNTRFSAQFIGSTNLFDGTVVEDEPDHIFVESAELPVRLYVSHGITGPLGMPVTISVRPERIALTRKPPEGTFNWGRGKISNIAYMGGYTLYHVTLESGKTVVANLSSLAIGEIESPTFDDEVYVRWSASAGVVLTS, via the coding sequence ATGAGTGAGCAGTCGAGCGCGTTGAAGGCAGCGCCACAATCGGGCCGGCCGCAGCCGGGCAGTGCGGCGTCCGGTCCGGGCACGGACGACAACTTCGTGCAGGTCGTGAACGTCGTCAAGAAATTCGGCGAGACGGTGGCCGTTCGGGGCGTCGATCTGTCGGTGAAGAAGGGCGAGCTTTTCGCGCTGCTCGGCAGTTCCGGATGCGGAAAGTCGACGCTGCTGCGCATGCTGGCGGGCCTCGAATCCGTGACGGAAGGGCAGATCCTGATCGACGGCGAGGACCTCGCGAAGATGCCGCCGTATCGCCGGCCGGTCAACATGATGTTCCAGTCGTACGCGCTCTTTCCGCACATGAGCGTGGAGTCGAACGTCGCGTTCGGGCTGAAGCAGGAAGGCGTGAAGGGCGGCGAGCTGAAAGACCGCGTGGAGAACGCGCTGCAACTCGTGCAGATGGCGCAGTTCGCAAAGCGCAAGCCGCATCAGCTTTCCGGCGGCCAGCAGCAGCGCGTGGCGCTCGCGCGCAGTCTCGTCAAGCGTCCGAAGCTGCTGCTGCTCGACGAGCCGATGTCCGCGCTCGACAAGCAGATTCGCCAGCGCACGCAGATGGAGCTCGTGAACATTCTCGACAAGGTCGGCGTCACCTGCATCATGGTCACGCACGATCAGGAAGAAGCGATGACCATGGCGAACCGCCTCGCCGTGATGAGCGAAGGCCGCATCGTGCAGCTCGGCACGCCGCACGATGTCTACGAGTATCCGAACACGCGTTTCTCGGCGCAGTTCATCGGCTCGACGAATCTCTTCGACGGCACCGTGGTCGAAGACGAGCCGGACCACATTTTCGTCGAATCGGCGGAACTGCCGGTGCGCCTGTACGTGAGCCACGGCATCACCGGGCCGCTCGGCATGCCGGTGACCATTTCCGTGCGCCCCGAGCGCATCGCGCTCACGCGCAAGCCGCCCGAAGGCACATTCAACTGGGGCCGCGGCAAGATCAGCAACATCGCGTACATGGGCGGCTACACGCTCTATCACGTGACGTTGGAAAGCGGCAAAACCGTGGTCGCGAATCTGTCCAGCCTCGCGATCGGCGAAATCGAATCGCCGACTTTCGACGACGAAGTCTACGTGCGCTGGAGCGCGTCGGCGGGCGTGGTGCTGACGTCATGA
- a CDS encoding ABC transporter permease subunit, giving the protein MKPSRSLQITALGIGFAFLYIPIISLVVYSFNDSPLVTVWTEFSLKWYRALWSDDELINAAWLSLRIAFLTACASVVIGTWAGFVLARMGRFRGFTLYTGMINAPLVIPEVIQGISLLLLFVEMAKLIGWPAGRGIFTIWIGHVMLCISYVAIIVESRVRELNPSLEEAALDLGATPLRVFFSITLPLISQALVAGWLLSFTLSIDDLVLSAFLSGPGSTTLPLVVFSRVRLGLNPEMNALATLFIALVTVGVIAANVFMQRSERRRLAAVS; this is encoded by the coding sequence ATCAAGCCGAGCCGTTCGCTGCAAATCACGGCGTTGGGAATCGGGTTCGCGTTTCTGTATATCCCGATCATCAGCCTCGTCGTGTACTCGTTCAACGACTCGCCGCTCGTCACCGTGTGGACCGAGTTCTCGCTGAAGTGGTACCGCGCGCTATGGTCCGACGACGAACTGATCAACGCCGCGTGGCTGTCGCTGCGCATCGCGTTTCTGACGGCGTGCGCGTCGGTCGTCATCGGCACATGGGCGGGCTTCGTGCTCGCGCGCATGGGGCGCTTTCGCGGCTTCACGCTGTACACCGGCATGATCAACGCGCCGCTCGTGATTCCCGAAGTCATTCAGGGCATCTCGCTGCTGCTGCTTTTCGTCGAAATGGCGAAGCTGATCGGCTGGCCGGCGGGGCGCGGGATCTTCACCATCTGGATCGGGCATGTGATGCTGTGCATCTCGTATGTCGCGATTATCGTGGAATCGCGTGTGCGGGAACTGAATCCGTCGCTCGAGGAAGCCGCGCTTGATCTCGGCGCGACGCCGCTGCGCGTGTTCTTCTCCATCACGCTGCCGCTCATCTCGCAGGCGCTCGTCGCGGGCTGGCTGCTGTCGTTCACGCTGTCCATCGACGACCTCGTGCTGTCGGCGTTCCTGTCCGGACCGGGATCGACGACACTGCCGCTCGTCGTGTTTTCGCGCGTGCGTCTCGGCCTGAATCCGGAGATGAATGCGTTGGCGACGCTCTTTATCGCGCTGGTGACGGTGGGGGTGATCGCGGCGAATGTCTTTATGCAGCGCAGCGAGCGGCGGCGGCTCGCGGCGGTGAGTTGA
- a CDS encoding threonine/serine dehydratase: MSSAIQPTDNTIDGTPIPTLDEIAEQHMALAPWVARTPVFERHDFPKLEGTPVTFKFELLQASGTFKARGAFSNILALTESERAAGVTCVSAGNHAVAVAYAAQRMGVGAKVVIIKTANPARVELCRRFGADIVFAENVAEAFEVVRRVEAEEGRVFIHPFNGYRTVLGTATLGYEWTSQAPDLDAVIVPIGGGGLAAGVSTAMRLANPALHVYGVEPEGSDAMSRSFAANHTVKMGAMHSIADSLMAPHTEQYSYELCRRHIDAVVTVSDSELRNGMRQLFSELKLAVEPACAASTAALLGPLRETLQGKRVGLLLCGTNTDADTFAKHIATP, encoded by the coding sequence ATGTCCAGCGCGATACAGCCTACCGACAACACGATCGACGGCACGCCGATCCCGACGCTCGACGAGATCGCCGAACAGCATATGGCGCTCGCGCCTTGGGTCGCGCGCACGCCGGTTTTCGAGCGGCACGACTTTCCGAAGCTGGAAGGCACGCCCGTCACGTTCAAGTTCGAGCTGTTGCAGGCAAGCGGCACATTTAAGGCGCGCGGCGCGTTCTCGAACATCCTCGCGCTGACCGAGAGCGAGCGTGCCGCGGGCGTCACCTGCGTGTCGGCGGGCAATCACGCGGTCGCGGTCGCGTACGCGGCGCAGCGCATGGGCGTCGGCGCAAAGGTCGTCATCATCAAGACGGCGAACCCGGCGCGCGTCGAGTTGTGCCGGCGCTTCGGCGCGGACATCGTGTTCGCGGAAAACGTCGCTGAAGCATTCGAAGTCGTGCGGCGCGTCGAAGCGGAAGAAGGACGCGTGTTCATCCATCCGTTTAACGGCTACCGCACGGTGCTCGGCACCGCGACGCTCGGCTATGAGTGGACGTCGCAGGCGCCCGATCTGGATGCGGTCATCGTGCCGATCGGCGGCGGCGGGCTCGCGGCGGGCGTCTCGACCGCGATGCGCCTCGCGAATCCCGCGCTGCACGTGTACGGCGTGGAGCCGGAAGGATCGGATGCGATGAGCCGCAGCTTCGCGGCCAACCATACGGTGAAGATGGGCGCGATGCACAGCATCGCCGATTCGCTGATGGCCCCGCATACCGAGCAGTACAGCTACGAGCTGTGCCGCCGTCATATCGACGCCGTCGTGACCGTGTCGGACAGCGAGTTGCGCAACGGCATGCGCCAGTTGTTCAGCGAACTCAAGCTGGCGGTCGAGCCGGCGTGCGCGGCGTCCACCGCCGCCCTGCTCGGCCCGTTGCGCGAGACGCTGCAAGGCAAGCGCGTCGGCCTGCTGCTCTGCGGGACCAACACCGACGCCGACACGTTCGCGAAGCATATCGCCACGCCCTGA
- a CDS encoding phospholipase A: MCLASGLSIGTAAHATVAVLQPAREAAATQPLELTLLYTDDDAKPLTVDVPKQLTVRLTNGDLPPAPLLLARDPKTPDRLRLVPGQYRRVRYSAPWPDSARGTIKIDPVGFDASPMLVTLNRGEDQTQVVAAEKRETQAATPTQLASAAAVANTSDVPTTTTDTMLSGRFSTFEPIYFADGRNGDNLAKFQFSFKYRLHLPDDPRSRGFLDNLYFAYTQTSIWNLSAPSAPFRDTSYQPQLFYYVQDTGWKSPLFTRMGVAAGIGHESNGRSGPESRAINIAFVRPTWDFGDLNSNHLTLSPKFYYYLSKSGNEDIADYRGYVDLLVKYGSPDSWQLATTLRKGTKHWYGSVDSQLTYPLAKLIGSAWGGYVFVSYFNGYGEDILDYNQRHHWIARIGYSIAR; this comes from the coding sequence ATGTGCCTTGCGTCGGGTCTTTCCATCGGCACCGCCGCGCACGCGACCGTCGCCGTGCTGCAACCGGCGCGCGAAGCGGCGGCCACGCAGCCGCTCGAACTGACGCTGCTCTACACCGACGACGACGCGAAGCCGCTCACCGTGGACGTGCCGAAGCAGCTCACCGTGCGCCTGACCAACGGCGATCTGCCGCCCGCGCCGCTCCTCCTCGCGCGCGATCCGAAGACGCCCGATCGACTGCGGCTCGTGCCGGGACAGTATCGGCGCGTGCGGTATTCCGCGCCGTGGCCGGACTCGGCGCGCGGCACCATCAAGATCGATCCGGTGGGCTTCGATGCCTCGCCGATGCTCGTCACGCTGAATCGGGGCGAGGATCAGACGCAGGTGGTCGCCGCGGAGAAGCGCGAGACGCAAGCGGCGACGCCGACGCAACTCGCCAGCGCGGCCGCCGTTGCGAACACGTCGGACGTGCCGACCACGACGACCGACACCATGCTCTCCGGCCGCTTCTCGACCTTCGAGCCGATCTACTTCGCCGACGGCCGCAACGGCGACAATCTCGCCAAGTTCCAGTTCAGCTTCAAATACCGGCTGCATCTGCCGGACGACCCGCGCTCGCGCGGCTTTCTGGACAACTTGTATTTCGCGTACACGCAGACGTCGATCTGGAATCTGTCGGCGCCGTCCGCGCCCTTCCGCGACACGAGCTATCAGCCGCAGCTGTTCTACTACGTGCAGGACACCGGCTGGAAGAGCCCGCTTTTTACGCGCATGGGCGTGGCGGCGGGTATCGGACATGAGTCGAACGGGCGAAGCGGCCCCGAGTCGCGCGCGATTAACATCGCGTTCGTGCGACCGACCTGGGACTTCGGCGACCTCAACAGCAATCACCTGACGCTGTCGCCGAAGTTCTATTACTACCTGTCGAAGAGCGGCAACGAAGATATCGCGGATTATCGCGGCTACGTGGATCTCCTCGTGAAATACGGCAGCCCGGATAGCTGGCAACTCGCGACCACGCTGCGCAAGGGCACGAAGCACTGGTACGGCAGCGTCGATTCGCAACTGACCTATCCGCTTGCGAAGCTGATCGGCAGCGCGTGGGGCGGCTATGTCTTCGTGAGCTATTTCAACGGCTACGGCGAGGACATTCTGGACTACAACCAGCGGCATCACTGGATCGCGCGGATAGGCTACAGTATTGCCCGCTGA
- a CDS encoding ABC transporter permease subunit, with protein sequence MMMNVLKRIGVSGRTAVIAGPYLWLLLLFFVPFLLVVKISFADSELGIPPYTQLVAMKDGVMNIALDFSHYAFLLTDSLYFATYMNSLLVAAVSTVLCLLIGYPMAYYIARSNPATRNVLMMAVMLPFWTSFLIRVYAWIGILKNNGLLNNFLMSIGLIHTPIELYHTNIAVYIGMVYSYLPFLVMPLYAHLVKMDLTLLEAAYDLGAKPWKAFVQITLPLSKNGIIAGCLLVFIPAVGEYVIPELLGGADTLMIGRVMWNEFFDNADWPMASAVTCAMVLLLLVPMALFQHFQAKQLEENR encoded by the coding sequence ATGATGATGAACGTGCTCAAGCGCATCGGCGTGAGCGGGCGCACCGCGGTTATCGCCGGACCGTATCTGTGGCTGTTGCTGCTGTTCTTCGTGCCGTTCCTGCTGGTCGTGAAGATCAGCTTCGCGGACAGCGAACTCGGCATTCCGCCGTACACGCAACTCGTCGCGATGAAAGACGGCGTGATGAACATCGCGCTGGATTTCTCGCACTACGCGTTCCTGTTGACGGACAGCCTGTACTTCGCGACCTACATGAATTCGCTGCTGGTCGCGGCTGTGTCGACGGTGCTGTGTCTCCTGATCGGCTATCCGATGGCGTATTACATCGCGCGTTCGAATCCGGCCACGCGCAACGTGCTGATGATGGCCGTGATGCTGCCGTTCTGGACGTCGTTCCTGATTCGCGTGTACGCGTGGATCGGCATCCTGAAGAACAACGGACTCCTGAATAACTTCCTGATGTCGATCGGCCTGATTCATACGCCGATCGAGCTATACCACACGAATATCGCGGTCTATATCGGCATGGTGTATTCGTATCTGCCGTTTCTCGTCATGCCGCTCTACGCGCATCTCGTGAAAATGGACCTGACCTTGCTCGAAGCCGCCTACGATCTCGGCGCAAAGCCGTGGAAGGCATTCGTGCAGATCACGCTGCCGCTGTCGAAGAACGGCATCATCGCGGGATGCCTGCTCGTGTTCATTCCGGCGGTGGGCGAGTACGTGATTCCGGAACTGCTCGGCGGCGCGGATACGCTGATGATCGGCCGCGTCATGTGGAACGAGTTCTTCGATAACGCCGACTGGCCGATGGCTTCGGCCGTCACCTGCGCGATGGTCCTGCTGCTGCTCGTGCCGATGGCGCTTTTCCAGCACTTCCAGGCGAAGCAACTGGAGGAAAACCGATGA